From Myxococcales bacterium:
CGCCAGGCGATCGAGGCGGGCGCGGAGTGCGTGCTCGCGCTCGGCTTCGAGAAGATGGAGAAGGGCGCGCTCGGGTCGAAGTTCACCGACCGCACGAACCCGCTCGAGTGGCAGGCGAACCTCATGAACAAGGTGCAGGGCTTCAACCAGGCCCCGCCCGCGGCGCAGATGTTCGGCGGCGCCGGCCGCGAGTACCGGTGGAAGTACGGCACGAAGCGCGAGACCTTCGCGAAGGTGAGCGCCAAGGCCCGCCAGCACGCCGCGAACAACCCCTACGCGCTGTTCAACAACGTGCTCAGCGTGGAGGAGGTGCTCGCCTCCGAGGAGGTGTTCGACCCGCTCACGCGCTACCAGTGCTGCCCGCCCACCTGCGGCGCCGCCGCGGCCATTCTCTGCTCCGACGAGTTCGCGCGGAGAATGGGCATCACGAAGCCCGTGTACATCGCGGCGCAGGCGATGACCACCGATCGGCCCTCGAGCTTCGAGGAAGACAGCATGATCAAGATGGTCGGCTACGACATGTCGAAGGCGGCCGCGAAGAAGGTCTACGAGCAGGCGGGCCTCGGCCCGAAGGACGTGCAGGTGGTCGAGCTGCACGACTGCTTCACCGCCAACGAGATCCTCACCTACGAGGCGCTCGGCCTCTGCGGCGAGGGCGAGGCGGAGAAGTTCATCGAGGAGGGGAACAACACCTACGGCGGCACCTTCGTCACGAACCCCTCGGGCGGCCTCCTGTCGAAGGGGCACCCGCT
This genomic window contains:
- a CDS encoding lipid-transfer protein, whose amino-acid sequence is MSRRVNVIGVGMTKFQKPGASDEYNVMAANAARAALADAKVKYEDVEQAFVGYVYGDSTCGQRAVYDVGLTGIPVFNVNNNCSTGSTALMLARQAIEAGAECVLALGFEKMEKGALGSKFTDRTNPLEWQANLMNKVQGFNQAPPAAQMFGGAGREYRWKYGTKRETFAKVSAKARQHAANNPYALFNNVLSVEEVLASEEVFDPLTRYQCCPPTCGAAAAILCSDEFARRMGITKPVYIAAQAMTTDRPSSFEEDSMIKMVGYDMSKAAAKKVYEQAGLGPKDVQVVELHDCFTANEILTYEALGLCGEGEAEKFIEEGNNTYGGTFVTNPSGGLLSKGHPLGATGLAQCTELVWQLRGTSEKRQVAGAKVALQHNLGLGGACVVTMYRND